The following are encoded together in the Nocardioides sp. Arc9.136 genome:
- a CDS encoding 4-hydroxy-3-methylbut-2-enyl diphosphate reductase: MSTDMGMPPILSPEEAEKAVLLAAPRGYCAGVDRAVVTVEQALDLYGAPVYVRKQIVHNKHVVADLERRGAIFVEELDEVPSGRTVVFSAHGVSPEVHRQAAERELKTIDATCPLVTKVHHEAKRFAAEDYDILLIGHEGHEEVEGTAGEAPEHIQLVQGPEDVAGIVVRDPARVAWLSQTTLSVDETLETVAAIRERFPLLLDPPSDDICYATQNRQLAVKEIALGADLVIVVGSGNSSNSVRLVEVALEAGAKASYRVDDASEIDESWLDGVRTVSVTSGASVPESLVDGVLAYLAERGYPDAKAVHTAEESLIFALPKELRRDLKAAAAQAR, from the coding sequence ATGAGCACCGACATGGGCATGCCCCCGATCCTGTCGCCGGAGGAGGCCGAGAAGGCCGTCCTCCTCGCGGCACCGCGGGGCTACTGCGCCGGTGTCGACCGCGCGGTCGTCACCGTCGAGCAGGCCCTGGACCTGTACGGCGCGCCGGTGTACGTGCGCAAGCAGATCGTCCACAACAAGCACGTGGTGGCCGACCTCGAGCGCCGCGGGGCGATCTTCGTCGAGGAGCTCGACGAGGTGCCCAGCGGCCGGACCGTGGTCTTCTCCGCCCACGGCGTGAGCCCCGAGGTCCACCGCCAGGCCGCCGAGCGCGAGCTGAAGACGATCGACGCGACCTGCCCGCTGGTCACCAAGGTCCACCACGAGGCCAAGCGGTTCGCCGCCGAGGACTACGACATCCTGCTGATCGGCCACGAGGGCCACGAGGAGGTCGAGGGGACCGCCGGTGAGGCGCCGGAGCACATCCAGCTGGTCCAGGGCCCCGAGGACGTCGCCGGCATCGTCGTGCGCGACCCGGCCCGCGTCGCCTGGCTGTCCCAGACCACCCTCAGCGTCGACGAGACGCTCGAGACCGTCGCCGCGATCCGCGAGCGGTTCCCGCTGCTGCTGGACCCGCCGAGCGACGACATCTGCTACGCCACCCAGAACCGCCAGCTGGCCGTCAAGGAGATCGCCCTCGGCGCGGACCTCGTCATCGTGGTCGGCTCGGGCAACTCCTCGAACTCCGTCCGGCTGGTCGAGGTCGCCCTCGAGGCCGGCGCCAAGGCGTCCTACCGCGTCGACGACGCCTCGGAGATCGACGAGTCCTGGCTCGACGGCGTCCGCACCGTGAGCGTGACGTCGGGCGCGAGCGTGCCCGAGTCGCTGGTCGACGGCGTGCTGGCCTACCTCGCCGAGCGCGGGTACCCGGACGCCAAGGCGGTGCACACCGCCGAGGAGAGCCTGATCTTCGCGCTGCCCAAGGAGCTGCGCCGCGACCTCAAGGCCGCGGCCGCGCAGGCCCGCTGA